A stretch of Acidimicrobiia bacterium DNA encodes these proteins:
- the serS gene encoding serine--tRNA ligase translates to MIDVTFLRENPNLLRLALGRRGVELSVDELSELDRRRRDVRHAAEEIRSEQKQAGTAIAALQGEEKQAAITHAASLSESYKRLTVEADGLDAEFDALWVQIPNIAHDSAPDGMTEADAVEIKRWGVIPDFEFEVKDHQDLGEALDIIDIERGVKVSGSRFAYLKGKAVLLELGLVRFAMDRLTSEGFTPVAPPVLVREEALFGTGFFPADRDQVYAVERDDLFLVGTSEVSLAALHLDEILDGADLPVRYAGVSTCFRREAGTYGKDTRGIFRMHQFDKVEMFSFCHPDRSWEEHEYLVSIEERVLQELELPYRMVNVAVGDLGDSAAKKYDIEVWLPSQGAYREITSCSNTTDYQARRLKTRFKSEQGNRLVHTLNGTVVTSSRTVLAILENHQRADGSIGIPAALQPYVGFESIER, encoded by the coding sequence ATGATCGATGTCACCTTCCTCCGAGAGAACCCCAACTTGCTCCGCTTGGCCCTGGGCCGGCGGGGAGTAGAACTCAGCGTCGACGAGTTGTCCGAACTCGATCGCCGTCGGCGCGACGTGCGCCATGCTGCGGAAGAAATCCGGTCTGAGCAGAAGCAGGCCGGCACGGCCATTGCCGCCCTCCAGGGCGAGGAGAAGCAGGCGGCGATCACACATGCGGCATCGCTTTCGGAGTCCTACAAGCGACTGACCGTCGAAGCCGACGGCCTCGACGCAGAGTTCGATGCGTTGTGGGTGCAGATACCGAATATCGCCCACGACTCCGCGCCCGACGGGATGACCGAGGCCGACGCCGTCGAGATCAAGCGCTGGGGGGTGATCCCGGATTTCGAGTTCGAGGTAAAGGATCACCAGGATCTGGGAGAGGCACTCGACATCATCGACATTGAACGCGGCGTCAAAGTGTCCGGAAGCCGTTTTGCCTATCTCAAAGGAAAGGCCGTCTTGTTGGAGCTGGGCTTGGTCCGTTTTGCGATGGACCGCCTCACCTCCGAAGGCTTCACGCCGGTCGCTCCACCGGTCCTGGTTCGCGAGGAGGCCCTGTTCGGAACCGGATTCTTCCCGGCCGACCGCGACCAGGTCTATGCCGTGGAACGCGATGACCTGTTCTTGGTGGGCACATCTGAAGTATCCCTCGCTGCGCTGCACCTGGACGAGATCCTGGACGGAGCCGACCTCCCCGTCCGGTATGCCGGTGTTTCCACCTGCTTCCGACGCGAGGCAGGGACCTACGGCAAAGACACTCGAGGCATTTTCCGAATGCACCAGTTCGACAAGGTCGAGATGTTCTCGTTCTGTCATCCCGATCGGTCGTGGGAAGAGCACGAGTATCTGGTTTCGATCGAGGAACGGGTCCTCCAGGAATTGGAGTTGCCCTATCGGATGGTCAACGTTGCGGTGGGAGACCTCGGAGATTCGGCTGCCAAGAAATACGACATCGAAGTGTGGTTGCCGTCTCAGGGCGCCTATCGAGAGATCACTTCATGCTCCAACACGACCGACTATCAGGCTCGTCGCCTCAAGACGCGGTTCAAGTCCGAGCAGGGCAATCGTCTCGTGCATACGCTCAACGGGACGGTGGTGACGAGTTCGCGGACGGTGCTGGCGATACTGGAGAACCATCAGCGCGCCGATGGTTCGATTGGGATTCCGGCCGCGCTGCAACCCTACGTTGGGTTTGAGTCGATCGAACGATGA
- a CDS encoding DUF3662 and FHA domain-containing protein, whose amino-acid sequence MVRNLERRLERLVEDLAGKVFRGPLHPVELAARLVREGDLALRSSAAGPVAPNVYVIHIHPSDIGDGLVPAGLSGELAGYLEATAAERGWRLEGPVIVHFEIDEASPVGAVRCRTDFTTGPVPVWGYLAGSSQEFALRSNRLTIGRGLENDIVIDNPKVSRTHAHLWRESGSAWVADAGSANGTAVDGLVIDAPTSIGQGSVITFGSVAFTFRGA is encoded by the coding sequence ATGGTACGCAACCTCGAACGACGCCTCGAACGGCTGGTCGAAGACCTGGCCGGAAAGGTATTCCGCGGGCCTCTTCATCCTGTCGAACTGGCGGCCCGGTTAGTCCGGGAGGGTGACCTGGCGTTGCGCTCCAGCGCTGCCGGTCCGGTGGCACCAAATGTCTACGTCATTCACATTCATCCATCGGACATTGGTGATGGGCTCGTCCCCGCCGGATTATCCGGGGAACTCGCCGGCTATCTCGAAGCCACCGCTGCAGAGCGAGGATGGCGCCTCGAGGGACCGGTCATCGTGCACTTCGAGATAGATGAGGCAAGCCCGGTTGGTGCCGTCCGGTGCCGCACAGATTTCACAACCGGACCGGTTCCGGTGTGGGGATACCTGGCCGGATCCTCTCAGGAGTTCGCCTTGCGCTCCAATCGATTGACCATCGGTCGTGGACTCGAAAACGACATCGTGATCGACAACCCAAAAGTGAGTAGGACTCACGCCCATCTCTGGCGTGAATCGGGGTCGGCCTGGGTCGCCGACGCTGGATCTGCCAACGGAACCGCCGTCGACGGATTAGTTATCGATGCACCGACCTCGATCGGGCAAGGGTCGGTCATCACCTTCGGTTCGGTTGCTTTCACATTCCGAGGGGCGTGA
- a CDS encoding FHA domain-containing protein, with translation MPALILTLLKLIFIALLFLFVWQISRAITGHLAIGTTRTSTRRSRELVLIRGDDGAGETFKVDDVAVLGRSPQADIVVDDPYASEFHMRFVSGEEGIVLHDLGSTNGTYVNGRRVSSPQLLVKGDAVQVGKTVMEVR, from the coding sequence ATGCCGGCCCTCATCCTCACCCTCCTCAAGCTGATCTTCATTGCGCTTCTCTTTTTGTTCGTGTGGCAGATCTCGCGCGCGATAACCGGGCACCTCGCCATCGGTACCACGCGTACCTCCACGAGGCGCTCCAGGGAGCTCGTGTTGATCCGGGGCGACGACGGAGCTGGCGAAACGTTCAAGGTCGACGACGTGGCGGTGTTGGGTCGAAGCCCGCAGGCGGATATCGTTGTCGATGATCCGTACGCATCTGAGTTCCACATGCGCTTCGTGAGTGGAGAGGAAGGCATAGTCCTTCATGATCTCGGAAGTACAAACGGAACGTATGTCAACGGACGCAGGGTTTCATCGCCCCAACTCCTCGTCAAAGGGGACGCCGTGCAAGTTGGAAAAACCGTGATGGAGGTGCGATGA
- a CDS encoding protein phosphatase 2C domain-containing protein, giving the protein MKFIWAIATHRGLVRDSNQDSVHPTTGGTGSGPLLVAVADGMGGHAGGEVASRIAIETIIANTELTIAERIIDANEKIASESRADPSLTGMGTTVSVAKIEEDGSATIGHVGDSRVYLLRAGALRQLTRDHTLVAQWVADGRLTPEEAAVHPQRSMLMRAVGHGRPLDVDVIEEPLLSGDRLMICSDGLSGMINDELITELLSRGTAEESVWALVEAANRAGGHDNITVAAIDVQL; this is encoded by the coding sequence ATGAAGTTCATCTGGGCTATCGCAACCCATCGTGGCCTCGTACGAGACTCGAACCAGGATTCCGTCCACCCAACCACGGGCGGGACCGGTTCCGGACCCCTGCTGGTCGCCGTCGCCGACGGGATGGGAGGACATGCCGGTGGCGAGGTCGCCAGCCGGATCGCCATCGAGACAATCATCGCCAACACCGAACTCACCATCGCCGAACGGATCATCGACGCCAACGAGAAGATCGCCTCCGAGAGCCGGGCCGATCCGTCGCTCACCGGCATGGGAACGACGGTTTCAGTTGCCAAGATCGAGGAAGACGGGAGTGCGACCATCGGGCATGTCGGGGACAGCCGCGTGTACCTCCTGCGGGCGGGCGCCCTCCGGCAGCTCACCCGGGACCACACCCTCGTTGCCCAATGGGTCGCCGACGGTCGGCTCACCCCGGAAGAGGCTGCCGTCCACCCGCAGCGCAGCATGCTGATGCGAGCTGTTGGCCACGGACGTCCGCTCGACGTGGACGTCATCGAGGAACCTTTGCTGAGCGGAGATCGTTTGATGATCTGTTCCGATGGATTGTCTGGAATGATCAACGACGAACTCATCACCGAATTGCTGTCGAGGGGCACCGCTGAGGAATCGGTGTGGGCGCTCGTGGAGGCCGCCAACCGGGCCGGCGGACACGACAACATCACCGTGGCCGCCATCGACGTCCAGTTGTGA
- a CDS encoding FtsW/RodA/SpoVE family cell cycle protein has translation MNRSAEAAFLIGASALAAFGIAMANLAGGGGIDAQVALTFLVFLIAFGGLHLSLRQWAPRATAYLLPLVAIITAVGFTMVYRLDPERAGLQRWWLLIAAGLAVGFLFAVRSTGLEPLRRYRYLLLLGALVLLILPLLPADWPVPLRGKTVNGSRLWVEFAGGPIGIQFQPGEFAKLLLVIFLASYLAERNTVLASGTRTIGRLRLIEPRQLVPVLVAWTASFGVLVYQRDLGASLLLFAVFLTLLFMATGRAAYPAIGSVMFVVGALFARGAFAHVDRRLVAWLDPFSDFEGAGYQIAQGLFAMGSGSLSGSGIGLGRPDLIPFAQTDFVFAAVGEELGLAGSVVVLCAYALLTAVGFGIALRSRDLFRKLLAAGLTFALGLQTFLIIGGVVRILPLTGITLPFMSYGGSSLVSNLVLIALLARLSHEEPA, from the coding sequence GTGAACAGGTCGGCTGAGGCGGCGTTCCTGATCGGAGCGTCTGCTCTGGCCGCGTTCGGGATCGCCATGGCGAACCTCGCCGGAGGAGGCGGGATCGACGCACAGGTAGCGCTCACGTTCCTCGTCTTCTTGATTGCCTTTGGCGGACTCCACCTCTCCCTGCGGCAATGGGCACCGCGTGCAACGGCCTACCTCCTCCCGCTCGTGGCCATTATCACCGCGGTCGGCTTCACGATGGTCTACCGGCTGGACCCAGAAAGGGCGGGGCTCCAACGGTGGTGGCTCCTGATCGCCGCCGGACTCGCCGTCGGGTTCCTGTTCGCAGTCAGATCAACCGGGCTCGAGCCGCTTCGTCGCTATCGCTACCTGCTGCTCCTGGGAGCTCTGGTGCTTCTGATCCTCCCGCTGCTTCCCGCCGATTGGCCGGTACCGTTACGCGGCAAGACCGTCAACGGGTCACGCCTCTGGGTCGAGTTCGCCGGCGGTCCGATCGGTATTCAGTTCCAACCGGGCGAGTTCGCCAAGCTGTTGTTGGTCATATTCCTGGCCTCATACCTGGCCGAACGAAATACGGTGCTGGCGTCGGGGACGCGAACAATCGGGCGCCTGCGACTCATCGAGCCGCGCCAGTTGGTACCGGTACTGGTGGCATGGACCGCCAGCTTTGGTGTGCTGGTGTACCAGCGCGACCTTGGAGCCTCGCTCCTCCTCTTCGCCGTCTTCCTGACTCTCTTGTTCATGGCGACCGGCCGGGCGGCCTATCCGGCCATCGGTTCGGTGATGTTTGTGGTCGGCGCCCTCTTTGCCCGGGGAGCCTTCGCCCATGTCGACAGACGACTGGTCGCCTGGCTGGATCCATTCAGCGACTTCGAAGGAGCGGGCTACCAGATCGCCCAGGGCCTCTTCGCGATGGGTTCCGGGAGCCTGTCGGGATCCGGCATCGGGCTGGGACGCCCCGACCTGATCCCGTTCGCGCAGACGGACTTCGTTTTCGCCGCCGTCGGCGAGGAGTTGGGCCTGGCCGGCTCGGTGGTCGTGCTGTGCGCCTATGCCCTACTCACCGCCGTCGGCTTCGGCATTGCCCTCCGTTCTCGCGACCTGTTCCGAAAGCTCCTGGCAGCCGGGTTGACCTTCGCGCTCGGCCTCCAGACCTTCCTGATCATCGGTGGTGTCGTGCGGATCCTTCCGCTCACCGGCATCACTCTGCCGTTCATGTCCTACGGCGGATCGTCCCTCGTCTCCAACCTGGTGCTCATCGCCCTGCTCGCTCGCCTGTCACACGAGGAACCGGCATGA
- a CDS encoding penicillin-binding transpeptidase domain-containing protein produces the protein MNGPIRKVAIAVLVAFAVLLADVTYIQAIAGPGYRDDARNPRVQIGISGRERGLIVDADGVRLARSESQAVDPRTFVRVYPEGSLFAHSVGFTSTLFGDWGLESNYATELRSKRDLTISDLIDALLGRDLQARNLELTLVAELQRLATEALGNQRGAVVAIEPSTGAILAFVSSPTFDPNTILDSTGAANWEALSNDPAEPLRDRASRQSYPPGSTFKVITAAAAIEAGVAGPDSLFANPVELPLPGSTAVIRNFAGSLCGDGAEVTLREAFRRSCNTVFGQLAMDLGAARVEEQANLFGFNRDIPFEWEALAGVFPDAASFGGDLAALAQSGLGQRDVQATPLLMALVAAAIANGGNEMEPYMVARIYDAAGAVVDERVPSVWATPISPATADVMASMMEQVVASGTGTRAAVSGVRVAGKTGTAETQNGPPHAWFIGFAPVENPTIALAVLVEEGGAAGENATGGSVAAPVAQQIFEYWLLNRGS, from the coding sequence ATGAACGGTCCGATACGCAAAGTGGCCATTGCCGTTCTCGTTGCGTTTGCCGTGCTCCTGGCCGACGTCACCTACATTCAGGCGATCGCCGGCCCCGGGTACCGCGACGATGCGCGTAACCCGCGCGTCCAGATCGGGATCTCCGGCAGGGAGCGCGGGCTCATCGTCGATGCCGATGGTGTCCGATTGGCCAGGTCGGAATCACAGGCGGTCGACCCGCGAACGTTCGTACGGGTGTATCCGGAAGGCAGCCTGTTTGCGCACAGCGTCGGATTCACGTCAACGCTTTTCGGTGACTGGGGCCTCGAGTCGAACTACGCAACCGAACTCCGCTCAAAACGTGACTTGACCATCTCGGACTTGATCGACGCGCTACTCGGACGGGACCTGCAAGCGCGGAACCTCGAACTCACTCTCGTCGCCGAACTCCAACGCCTGGCCACCGAAGCACTCGGTAACCAGCGCGGGGCGGTGGTCGCCATCGAACCGTCAACCGGCGCGATCCTGGCATTCGTCTCGTCGCCGACTTTCGACCCCAACACGATCCTGGACAGCACGGGAGCCGCCAACTGGGAGGCGCTGTCCAACGATCCGGCCGAGCCGCTGAGAGACAGAGCCAGCCGTCAGAGCTACCCGCCCGGCTCCACGTTCAAGGTCATCACCGCGGCGGCCGCCATCGAGGCCGGGGTTGCCGGGCCGGACAGTTTGTTCGCCAACCCGGTGGAACTCCCGTTGCCAGGATCGACGGCGGTGATCCGCAACTTCGCCGGATCTCTGTGCGGTGACGGCGCGGAGGTGACCCTCAGGGAGGCATTCCGTCGCTCCTGTAACACCGTGTTCGGCCAGCTGGCCATGGATCTGGGAGCCGCCAGAGTCGAAGAACAGGCGAACCTATTCGGTTTCAACAGAGACATTCCCTTCGAGTGGGAAGCCCTTGCAGGTGTCTTTCCCGATGCCGCCAGCTTTGGGGGAGACCTCGCCGCCCTGGCGCAAAGCGGGTTGGGTCAGCGTGACGTACAGGCGACGCCGCTCCTCATGGCCCTGGTGGCGGCCGCCATTGCCAACGGGGGCAACGAGATGGAGCCCTATATGGTCGCCCGAATCTACGACGCGGCGGGGGCTGTCGTCGACGAGCGGGTGCCGTCGGTATGGGCGACGCCTATCTCCCCCGCCACTGCGGACGTCATGGCAAGCATGATGGAACAAGTCGTCGCAAGTGGTACCGGCACCCGGGCGGCAGTTTCAGGGGTGCGTGTTGCCGGCAAGACCGGAACGGCCGAAACTCAGAATGGCCCACCCCACGCCTGGTTCATCGGGTTTGCCCCGGTCGAAAATCCAACGATTGCACTGGCAGTCTTAGTGGAGGAGGGCGGGGCCGCCGGCGAGAATGCGACCGGAGGATCGGTCGCCGCGCCGGTCGCCCAGCAAATCTTCGAGTACTGGCTGCTGAATCGAGGATCATGA
- the pknB gene encoding Stk1 family PASTA domain-containing Ser/Thr kinase, with translation MQIERTLADRYELVSHIARGGMADVYEARDTLLGRRVAVKVLHSQFSSDEAFVKRFRREAQAAANLSHPNIVSIYDWGEDGSTYFIVMELIEGRTLRDVLKSERQLLPRRACEIGAEVAAALAVAHRAGLIHRDIKPGNILLAPDGTVRVTDFGIARAWDDSQELTRTGAVIGTATYFSPEQAQGLTADERSDIYSLGVVMYEMATGAPPFTGDSPVAVAYQHVSTPVTQPSTLNPDIPPALESIIGRALDKDPVGRYQTSDDIRADLLRFLRGEAPATVPAADAPTQMMTAMTPPTVPPDETYRRLADERPPSQVPFILTAFALLVALGVGLFLIFRLMNTTATDAASMVTVPAVTNMEQEAALALLQDAGLKVRPVNQADPDVLAGFVIGTEPGAGEEIEVGGYVNVLVSTGVGAANVPPVVGETLTEAMRLINLNGLTVGVINEAPNDVQPPGIVIDQSPAAGHKQEPGTAIDLWVSTGPDSVLLEDLTGRAEIDAAFVLESAQLVVARDEEFDDAVDKGRVARTTPEAGTLVAAGSTVTLWISLGPEPVQVPNVVGMTAEAARAALEAVNLVYREAATTVEVEAAFDGLVAQQSIGAGTEVDPGRTVTVTLGKAPPPTTTTTTVPDTTTTVPPAPTP, from the coding sequence ATGCAGATTGAACGCACGCTCGCCGACCGGTACGAGCTCGTCTCCCACATCGCCCGCGGGGGGATGGCCGACGTCTATGAGGCGCGTGACACGCTTCTCGGACGCCGCGTCGCGGTCAAGGTACTCCACTCACAATTCAGTTCTGACGAGGCCTTCGTCAAACGGTTCCGGAGGGAAGCGCAAGCGGCCGCCAACCTGAGCCACCCGAACATCGTCTCGATCTACGACTGGGGTGAGGACGGGTCCACATACTTCATCGTGATGGAGTTGATCGAGGGGCGCACACTGCGCGACGTTCTCAAGAGCGAGCGACAGTTGCTCCCCCGCCGTGCCTGCGAGATCGGCGCGGAGGTTGCCGCCGCCCTCGCCGTCGCTCACCGGGCTGGACTCATTCACCGCGACATCAAACCGGGCAACATCCTGCTGGCTCCCGACGGCACGGTCCGCGTCACCGATTTTGGCATCGCCCGAGCGTGGGACGACTCGCAAGAACTAACCAGGACCGGAGCGGTGATCGGCACCGCAACGTACTTCAGCCCTGAACAAGCCCAAGGCCTGACGGCCGATGAACGCTCCGACATCTACTCGCTCGGAGTCGTGATGTATGAGATGGCCACCGGCGCGCCTCCCTTCACGGGAGACAGCCCGGTGGCGGTCGCCTATCAGCACGTTTCGACGCCAGTGACACAGCCATCGACACTCAACCCCGACATCCCCCCTGCTCTGGAGTCGATCATCGGTCGTGCCCTAGACAAGGACCCGGTCGGGCGCTACCAAACCTCAGACGACATCCGCGCAGACCTGTTGCGTTTTCTGAGAGGAGAAGCTCCAGCCACCGTGCCCGCCGCCGACGCACCGACTCAGATGATGACGGCCATGACTCCGCCGACGGTTCCGCCCGACGAGACCTACCGGCGCCTGGCCGATGAGCGACCACCCAGCCAGGTCCCGTTCATTCTCACCGCGTTTGCTCTGCTGGTGGCGCTTGGAGTCGGTCTGTTCCTGATCTTCCGGCTGATGAACACCACCGCCACCGACGCTGCCTCGATGGTGACGGTCCCCGCTGTCACGAACATGGAGCAAGAAGCTGCCCTGGCGTTGTTGCAGGATGCCGGGCTGAAGGTTCGGCCGGTCAATCAAGCCGATCCCGATGTGCTCGCCGGATTCGTCATCGGAACCGAACCCGGCGCCGGGGAGGAGATCGAGGTCGGAGGCTATGTCAACGTCCTGGTGTCAACGGGAGTCGGGGCGGCCAACGTACCTCCGGTGGTCGGAGAGACCCTCACCGAGGCGATGCGGCTCATCAATCTCAACGGTTTGACGGTAGGTGTCATCAACGAAGCACCCAACGACGTACAGCCGCCCGGCATCGTCATCGATCAGAGCCCGGCCGCCGGCCATAAACAGGAACCCGGAACGGCCATCGACCTGTGGGTGTCGACAGGCCCCGATTCGGTGTTGCTCGAAGACCTCACAGGCCGTGCAGAGATCGACGCGGCCTTCGTCCTCGAAAGCGCCCAACTGGTTGTCGCCCGGGACGAAGAGTTCGACGATGCCGTCGACAAGGGTCGGGTCGCCAGGACCACACCGGAGGCCGGAACGCTCGTAGCTGCCGGCTCGACCGTCACGCTGTGGATTTCACTCGGGCCGGAGCCGGTGCAAGTACCGAATGTGGTCGGGATGACGGCTGAGGCTGCCCGGGCCGCCCTCGAGGCTGTGAACCTCGTATACCGCGAGGCGGCCACCACCGTTGAGGTGGAGGCGGCCTTCGACGGGCTTGTTGCTCAGCAGTCGATCGGAGCAGGCACCGAAGTCGACCCGGGCAGGACCGTTACCGTGACGCTCGGAAAGGCGCCCCCTCCGACCACGACCACCACGACCGTTCCCGATACAACGACCACCGTCCCGCCGGCACCGACTCCGTAG
- a CDS encoding aminodeoxychorismate/anthranilate synthase component II: MRILVVDNYDSFTYNLVQYLGELGAEPVVVRNDEVSPAEASALKPDRLVVSPGPGRPENAGASIEFLQTLGTEMPSLGVCLGHQAIVAAFGGRVDLAPEPKHGKTSQIRHDGKGVFTGLQMPFTATRYHSLAAVELPDELEACAWSEDDVIQGIRHRLLPMSGVQFHPESVLTTEGKKLLQNFLEAP; this comes from the coding sequence ATGCGGATTCTCGTCGTCGACAACTATGACTCCTTCACCTACAACCTGGTGCAGTATCTGGGGGAACTCGGCGCGGAGCCCGTGGTTGTGCGCAACGATGAAGTGAGTCCGGCGGAGGCCAGCGCCTTGAAGCCGGATCGTCTCGTGGTCTCGCCCGGCCCCGGCCGCCCGGAGAACGCCGGCGCGTCGATCGAATTCCTGCAGACACTCGGCACCGAGATGCCGAGCCTTGGAGTGTGCCTCGGCCACCAGGCCATCGTCGCCGCGTTCGGAGGACGGGTTGATCTCGCTCCCGAGCCGAAACACGGCAAAACGTCGCAGATCCGTCATGATGGGAAAGGCGTGTTCACCGGCCTCCAGATGCCGTTCACCGCTACCCGCTATCACTCACTGGCCGCAGTCGAGTTGCCGGATGAGCTGGAAGCCTGCGCCTGGAGCGAGGACGATGTGATCCAGGGCATTCGCCACCGCCTGCTCCCGATGAGCGGGGTGCAGTTCCACCCCGAAAGCGTGCTGACCACCGAGGGCAAGAAACTGCTTCAGAACTTCCTAGAGGCGCCTTGA
- a CDS encoding cell division protein CrgA, translating into MPESKRRKPKYDGPTQSKKPKEVNRAPSPTWYVVLMFAMMALGVALVLLRYFLSWDNIVLIVGLGFIAGGFLMTTSYR; encoded by the coding sequence ATGCCGGAATCAAAGCGACGGAAACCGAAATACGACGGGCCGACTCAGTCCAAGAAACCGAAGGAAGTCAACCGGGCGCCGTCTCCCACGTGGTACGTCGTGCTGATGTTCGCCATGATGGCGCTGGGGGTGGCGCTCGTGCTGCTCCGGTATTTCCTCAGTTGGGACAACATCGTGCTGATAGTCGGCCTTGGCTTCATCGCCGGTGGGTTCCTGATGACGACGAGTTATCGATAG
- a CDS encoding thiolase family protein, translating into MRNAVIVDAVRTPVGKRGGFLKDWHAVDLASETLKAVVARSDLDPGRVDDVIMGCVTQTGEQGINIARNATLAAGYPEEVPGVTIDRQCGSSQQAVHFAAQGVMAGAYDVVVAAGIESMTRVPMGSNAQGPGVPFGPRMSDRYDHRLVPQGLSAEMIADRWGIKREEVDQISLDSHQRAAVATQEGRFARQIVPIETSEGAVSRDGGIRWDTSLEKLGTLKPAFKEDGVVTAGNSSQISDGAAALLIMGEDTAEDLGLEPMARFVSFAVVAADPVIMLSAPIPATSKVLERAGMTIDEIGLFEVNEAFATVIAAWRHEHGHGDSESLWNRTNVNGGAVALGHPLGASGARLMTTLVHEMERIGSRYGLQVMCEGGGMANATILELI; encoded by the coding sequence ATGAGGAACGCGGTGATCGTCGATGCGGTGCGTACCCCGGTAGGGAAACGCGGGGGGTTCTTGAAGGACTGGCATGCAGTCGACCTTGCCTCAGAGACCCTGAAGGCCGTCGTTGCGCGGAGTGACCTCGATCCCGGACGTGTCGACGATGTAATTATGGGTTGCGTCACACAAACGGGCGAGCAAGGCATCAACATCGCTCGAAACGCCACCCTGGCGGCCGGGTATCCGGAAGAGGTTCCGGGCGTAACTATCGACCGGCAGTGCGGGTCGTCACAACAGGCGGTCCACTTCGCTGCGCAAGGAGTGATGGCCGGCGCCTACGACGTCGTGGTAGCGGCAGGTATCGAATCGATGACCAGGGTCCCGATGGGATCGAACGCACAAGGTCCTGGTGTCCCATTCGGCCCGCGGATGAGCGACCGGTACGACCACCGTCTGGTGCCGCAGGGTCTGTCTGCCGAGATGATCGCCGACCGGTGGGGGATCAAACGCGAGGAAGTCGATCAGATCTCACTCGACTCTCACCAGCGGGCGGCTGTAGCAACTCAGGAAGGTCGCTTCGCCCGGCAGATCGTTCCGATCGAGACATCCGAAGGGGCCGTCAGTCGGGACGGGGGGATCCGGTGGGATACGTCGCTCGAGAAACTGGGAACGCTCAAACCGGCCTTCAAAGAGGACGGGGTGGTCACGGCGGGCAACTCATCTCAGATCTCGGACGGCGCAGCCGCCCTTCTCATCATGGGTGAGGACACAGCCGAAGACCTGGGTCTGGAGCCGATGGCGAGATTCGTTTCATTCGCGGTGGTGGCGGCCGACCCGGTCATCATGTTGTCCGCCCCGATCCCTGCCACAAGCAAGGTGCTCGAGAGAGCGGGCATGACCATCGATGAGATCGGGCTCTTCGAGGTCAACGAGGCCTTCGCAACGGTTATTGCCGCCTGGCGTCACGAGCACGGCCACGGTGACTCCGAGTCTCTATGGAACCGCACGAACGTCAACGGCGGTGCCGTGGCGCTGGGACACCCGTTGGGTGCGTCGGGAGCCCGGCTCATGACGACCCTTGTGCATGAGATGGAGCGCATAGGTAGTCGATACGGCTTGCAGGTGATGTGCGAGGGTGGAGGCATGGCCAACGCCACAATCCTGGAGTTGATCTGA
- a CDS encoding tyrosine-type recombinase/integrase has product MPPFLVDVLAAHLTMYGDGSDLVFSAPSGGPIRRNNFRRRIWLPAVEKSVGRPCTFHDLRHSHAALLIAQGEHPKDIQERLGHASIKTTLDTYGHLFEGLDEAAADRLEATFAAADVHAMCTREDAPVIALSSE; this is encoded by the coding sequence GTGCCACCCTTCCTCGTCGACGTTCTGGCTGCGCATCTGACGATGTACGGCGACGGCTCGGACCTCGTTTTCTCGGCCCCAAGCGGCGGGCCGATTCGCCGGAACAACTTCCGCAGGCGGATCTGGCTGCCTGCGGTGGAGAAATCCGTCGGTCGTCCGTGCACATTCCACGATCTGCGGCATTCGCATGCTGCGCTCCTGATTGCCCAGGGCGAACATCCGAAAGACATCCAGGAGCGGCTCGGACACGCCTCGATCAAAACCACACTCGACACCTACGGTCATCTCTTCGAGGGCCTCGACGAGGCCGCTGCGGACCGTCTCGAAGCGACCTTTGCTGCCGCTGATGTGCACGCGATGTGCACGCGAGAGGATGCCCCGGTCATTGCCCTGTCGTCCGAATGA